ATTGCCATCGAGCCGAACAGCAGCCACAGCCATCTTCTGACACCTTCAGTCGTGCTGATTCGTCCTGTGACATCTAGCGCCGTGTAGGATGCCAGCACCGCTACAATATATGAGAATACGACCAATATGGGATCATGTGATCCATGTATATGCTCCATTAGGGGATACCTCCAATAACATCAGACTTCACCTGCGCTTCAAGCGCTGTCTGTCTCCACACTATGCCAAGAACTTAGCTTGCAGATCACCGCTTAATTGCGACAACCTCACCAGCTCTTGATCCACTCCCTCTACTGCAGAAGACTGCTGGGTGCTCATCGCTGTCATCTCCTGCATGGAAGACATTCCTTCTTGCGTAACGGACACAATCTCGTTCATTTCGCTAGCCAAGGCGGAGCTGTCCGTCAGAATGCCCTCCAGCATATGACAGGCTTGTTGCCCCGGAGGTCAAGATGAAGAACAGCGCATGAATGCATAGCATGAGGAACGAATACGATGACGTGCCGAATACGAGCTGCGGGATGAGGAAGTAGCCCGCTACATGCTGCACCGCGAACAGGACGGTCATGAGCAGAACGAGACGAATCTGTTCATAGTAGGCCACGGCCGCGACAACCATGAAGATGGAGAAGTGGAACTCCACGCCTCCGCCGCTGCCGCTGATCTAATATACATACACACCCCACACCAGCAGCAGACACGGCACGATCATAAACATGTACACGCCCACCGTAAGCATCGGGGTCATCTCATAGTTCGAACCGTGGCCAGACATATGAGCAAATGGATGAAGCCATTGATTCAGTGTAAAATGACGAGGCTTAAGGCTACAGCTGCGGCCGATAGGCTCAGCATGAGTAGATCACCGTTCATTATACCGAACATTTTTGAAACATTTTTGAAACGTTATTGAATAACGGTAAATTAGGAAAGGGGATGATCGGAGTGTCTCCATTGCTCGAACCATTGCTGCACGGCTTCATCAGGCTCTGCATCCAGCTCCTTGTGCAGCATGGAGCCGAGCAGCTCGTATTGCTTCTCAACCGAGCGCCGATCGCCCATCCGATCATAGATAAGCATGAGCTCATGATAGAAGCTCTCCTCTGTCGGACCTACGCTCTGAAGCCGCAAATAATGAGCAGCTGCATCTGATAGCCGCTCGCTCGACACATAATACTGGGCGATAAGCTTCGCGTGCGACAGCCACATCTCCCTAAGCCGTCGCCTCTCGGTCTGCGCCCACCCGTACTCGTACTCCGCCAAGTAATCGCCCTCGTATTGCTCCAGCAGCTGTAGATGCTGCGCCAGCGTATGCTCGTTCAGAGGTGGAGCCGACTTCAGCTGCAGCTCCCATTCCTCCGTATCGATCCGAACGTGCTGCACATCCATCCGGTAGCCGCCATCGTAGCTAGCGATCTCGATCTCGAACCGCTCCGTCTGAAGCAGTCTGCGAATTTGATAGATGGCCGTGTACAGCTGGGTAATTCCCTTCTTCCACTCCATATCCGGCCAGATCTGCTCCACGAGCATCTCCTTACGGACGGGCTTCCCCCGATGCTTCAGCAGCAAGCAGAATAGCTCCTGCGCCTTCAACGTCTTCCAGCGCAGTGACACGCGCTCCTGACCCGAACGCTCAAACTGCAGAGAGCGGAAGCAATAAATACGCGCAAGCGCACGATCTGTCTGCGGCTGCGAAGGGTCGTTCACGCTATCGAATAGACGCTTCAACGTCTTCGACAGACGCTCGGCCTGAATCGGCTTCAGCAAATAATCGAGTGCGTTCAGCTCGAACGCCTTCACCGCGAACTCATCATACACCGTAACAAATACAAGATGAACCTGTGCATCCGTCTGCGTAATCAATTCGGCTAATTCGATGCCGCTCAGCTCCGGCATCTCGATATCCAGGAACACGGCATCAGGCTTATCACGAGTCAAGCTCTCAAGGGCAAGTCTTGGGTTCCGATACGTCCCGGTAATCTCGATCCCTTCGAACCTTCTGAGCTCCTCGCTCAAATAACGCAAGGCGAGAGGCTCGTCATCCACCAGCATCACTCTCATGTATACCCACCTTCTCCAGCGGCAATCGAATTCGTATTTCCGTTCCTTGCCCCTCTACACTGGCAATATCTAGTCCATAGCCGAACATCTTCTTCATTCGCCGCTCGATATTGGCAATGCCGACGCCGCCCCCATTGTGCGAGCTGCGCACCTGCCCCAACCGCTCCGCCGACATACCGACACCATTATCCTTCACGGTAATCCACGCCTCGCGCCCAACCTGCTGAATGCCAATCCAGATATGCCCGCCCTCGGCTCGACGCATAATACCATGACATACCGCATTTTCCACCAAGGGCTGAAGCGTCAGCATCGGAATGCGGAACGGAACTGTGATCGTGCGTTCGATGTCGAAGCTCAGCCAATCGTCGAATCGCACCTTTTCAATATGCAGATACGACTTCACGATACGAAGCTCTCGCTCAATCGAGATCAATTCCTCCGCGCTGTCGAAGCGGAAGCTCTCCCGCAGGAAGTAGCCTAACTCATTCAACAGCCGGGTCATTTGATCAGGCTCATGTCTGCTTAGCGCAGCGATAGAGTTCAAGGTATTGAATAAGAAATGGGGCTTGATCTGCGCTTGAAGAAACGCCAGCTCCATCCGAATTCGCTCACTGACCGAGCGCTTTAATTCGACTAGCGTCCGTACGCGAACCCGCAGCTCCGAGGCGTCCACCGGCTTCACGATATAATCGTTCGCCCCTGCCTGACTGGCCTCTAGCGCATGTACAGGAATGCCCGCAGGCGTCAACAGCAAGATCGGCAGGTCGAACAAGCTGTAATGATGGCGTATGCTAGCGCACAGCTCAAGGCCTGACATTCCCTGTAAATGACGGTCGATTACCACAAGATCGACATTGTCCATTGACCGCAGCCTGTTCAACAGCTCTTGACCTTCCCTGACGACCGTGACGCGGCAATGATACATGGCGAGCACGTTAATCAATACGTTCAGCGTGAGCGGATCGTCTTGCACGATCACGATATCGGCTATTGGCTCATCGAGATCACGCTTCAGGTCCAGCTCGGACCGCATGGAAGATGAATACGTCAATGGTGA
Above is a genomic segment from Paenibacillus sp. YYML68 containing:
- a CDS encoding response regulator: MRVMLVDDEPLALRYLSEELRRFEGIEITGTYRNPRLALESLTRDKPDAVFLDIEMPELSGIELAELITQTDAQVHLVFVTVYDEFAVKAFELNALDYLLKPIQAERLSKTLKRLFDSVNDPSQPQTDRALARIYCFRSLQFERSGQERVSLRWKTLKAQELFCLLLKHRGKPVRKEMLVEQIWPDMEWKKGITQLYTAIYQIRRLLQTERFEIEIASYDGGYRMDVQHVRIDTEEWELQLKSAPPLNEHTLAQHLQLLEQYEGDYLAEYEYGWAQTERRRLREMWLSHAKLIAQYYVSSERLSDAAAHYLRLQSVGPTEESFYHELMLIYDRMGDRRSVEKQYELLGSMLHKELDAEPDEAVQQWFEQWRHSDHPLS